The following proteins are co-located in the Brevibacillus laterosporus DSM 25 genome:
- a CDS encoding YhcN/YlaJ family sporulation lipoprotein, with the protein MIKESKNGTSLFLSKSLIVSCVVLGVVIGGCASSSQPKVQQQEKKQPINQSMRQQQKLQQVPKEQKPYKTMGEKKTASQLLQEMEQEAKRVQGVENARITIREKDVYVTLDLKRNVTAAEARKIEHHVIDALHKKSGRYDFHVTSYDGYHS; encoded by the coding sequence TTGATAAAAGAAAGCAAAAATGGTACAAGCCTATTCTTAAGTAAAAGCTTGATTGTGAGTTGTGTTGTTCTAGGGGTGGTGATAGGTGGGTGTGCTTCATCTTCTCAGCCTAAAGTACAACAGCAGGAAAAAAAGCAGCCTATTAACCAATCGATGCGACAACAACAGAAGCTACAGCAGGTTCCAAAAGAGCAAAAGCCATATAAGACTATGGGTGAAAAAAAAACAGCCTCCCAATTGCTTCAGGAAATGGAACAAGAGGCGAAGAGGGTTCAAGGTGTAGAAAATGCGCGTATCACGATCCGAGAAAAAGATGTGTATGTCACACTTGATCTCAAGCGGAACGTGACGGCTGCAGAAGCTCGTAAGATTGAGCATCATGTCATAGATGCCTTGCATAAAAAGAGTGGGCGCTACGATTTTCATGTAACTTCCTACGATGGATATCATTCATAG
- a CDS encoding thymidine kinase has protein sequence MAQLYFRYGAMNASKSIQLLTVAHNYEQSGKKVMVFTPEIDDRYGVGMVASRVGISREAFPIQNTTDLYRVVKEEQEKPHCVLVDEGQFLSEEHVRQLARIVDELNIPVIVYGLLKDFKNQLFPGSQALLCEADKIEEIKTVCVFCNKKATHILKFQQGKPVYTGETIQIGGEETYSSVCRRHYYQPPGLPKTLPVDFDNCK, from the coding sequence GTGGCTCAATTGTATTTTCGATATGGTGCAATGAACGCATCCAAGTCTATTCAATTGCTAACAGTAGCACATAACTATGAACAATCCGGTAAGAAGGTAATGGTATTCACACCGGAAATTGATGACCGTTATGGTGTAGGGATGGTAGCGTCCAGAGTCGGGATTTCACGAGAGGCATTTCCGATTCAGAATACCACTGATCTGTATCGGGTTGTAAAAGAAGAGCAAGAGAAACCTCATTGTGTATTAGTAGATGAGGGGCAGTTTTTATCGGAAGAACATGTAAGGCAATTGGCGAGAATTGTAGATGAATTAAATATCCCTGTTATCGTATACGGACTTTTAAAAGACTTTAAAAATCAATTATTTCCTGGCAGTCAAGCTTTGCTCTGTGAAGCTGATAAGATTGAGGAAATTAAAACAGTATGTGTTTTCTGTAATAAAAAAGCGACACATATTCTAAAATTCCAGCAAGGTAAACCGGTTTACACAGGGGAAACGATTCAAATAGGTGGAGAAGAAACCTATAGTAGTGTTTGTCGTAGACACTACTATCAGCCGCCTGGGCTTCCAAAAACCTTGCCTGTTGATTTCGACAATTGTAAGTAA
- the rpmE gene encoding 50S ribosomal protein L31: MKQGIHPNYKTVKVTCACGNEFESGSVKDVLRVEVCSACHPFYTGKQKFIDAGGRVDRFKRKYNLS, encoded by the coding sequence ATGAAACAAGGTATTCATCCAAACTACAAAACGGTTAAAGTAACTTGCGCATGTGGCAATGAGTTCGAATCCGGCTCTGTAAAAGATGTCCTTCGCGTAGAGGTTTGCTCCGCTTGCCATCCGTTTTACACTGGTAAACAAAAGTTTATCGATGCTGGCGGCCGTGTAGATCGTTTCAAACGCAAATACAATCTTTCCTAA
- a CDS encoding radical SAM protein has translation MYLVYADKKGQVYDHHAVLAIARNGDILTEILEEELIPLPEGSTLVSLPDTVPVGMDENTGKMTKLDGYTAVGALIPQGFTRLLLPGYIKTNKESKFPLFGYTAVVWKDDAFWVAARKSDEPHNWNPDNFPMEELRGKVDDTLKQFPENRILQHLSHCALEYECLTASNNFFHRWEGSLPVSKTCNAGCYGCISEQPDDSGFPSPQTRMNFKPTEDELVEVMLHHLQTPESIISFGQGCEGEPSTMASIIIPAMRRVRERTNMGYININTNAGLTDHIRGIVDAGLDLMRISTISAIEEHYNAYYRPRGYTLENVARSAEYATSQGVYTSINYLCFPGVFDREEEMEAMIEFIKRTGIKLIQLRNLNIDPESYLDMIPKAQGEIFGMKQAIEIYQQELPDVVIGSFTHVPPEYQRRQKNSN, from the coding sequence ATGTATTTGGTGTATGCAGATAAAAAAGGCCAGGTGTATGACCATCATGCTGTTCTGGCGATTGCCAGAAACGGCGACATCCTAACGGAGATACTAGAGGAAGAATTGATTCCTCTACCAGAGGGTTCTACATTGGTTAGTTTGCCTGATACGGTTCCGGTCGGAATGGATGAGAACACCGGTAAAATGACTAAGCTAGATGGTTATACTGCGGTAGGAGCGTTGATCCCGCAAGGTTTTACACGCTTATTACTTCCTGGTTACATCAAAACAAACAAAGAAAGTAAATTTCCTCTATTTGGTTACACAGCAGTCGTTTGGAAAGACGATGCTTTTTGGGTGGCTGCTCGAAAAAGTGATGAACCACATAATTGGAATCCAGATAATTTTCCAATGGAAGAGTTGCGTGGCAAGGTAGATGATACTCTCAAGCAATTTCCAGAAAATAGAATTTTGCAGCATTTGTCTCACTGTGCGTTAGAATATGAGTGTTTAACCGCATCCAACAACTTTTTCCACCGTTGGGAAGGTAGCTTACCAGTATCTAAAACCTGTAATGCTGGTTGCTATGGCTGTATCTCGGAGCAACCAGATGATAGTGGCTTCCCTTCTCCTCAAACCCGTATGAACTTTAAACCGACGGAGGACGAGCTGGTAGAGGTAATGTTGCATCACCTACAAACCCCAGAAAGCATTATTAGTTTTGGACAAGGGTGTGAAGGTGAGCCATCTACTATGGCGTCGATTATTATTCCTGCAATGCGACGCGTTCGTGAACGTACGAACATGGGCTACATCAATATTAATACAAATGCTGGATTAACTGATCATATTAGAGGAATTGTTGATGCAGGTCTTGATCTCATGCGAATTAGTACAATCAGCGCAATTGAGGAGCATTACAATGCTTATTATCGTCCGCGAGGCTATACGCTAGAAAATGTGGCTCGCTCTGCTGAGTATGCTACGAGTCAGGGTGTCTACACATCCATTAACTATCTGTGCTTCCCAGGTGTATTTGATCGGGAAGAGGAGATGGAAGCAATGATTGAATTTATCAAGCGGACAGGTATTAAGTTAATTCAATTGCGCAATCTAAATATTGATCCAGAAAGCTATTTAGACATGATTCCAAAAGCCCAAGGAGAAATATTTGGCATGAAGCAGGCGATTGAAATCTATCAACAGGAATTACCTGATGTGGTGATTGGATCGTTTACACATGTGCCTCCTGAGTACCAACGCAGGCAGAAAAATAGCAATTAG
- a CDS encoding M23 family metallopeptidase, which yields MDANHPTLITEWKSSGEAKQAVVEQTLFEVFNPYSSIEVNKAKSKRAITSYTVQKGDTLSRISEQYGITLQQLIQDNKLRNPNMVGIGMKLVIGKKEMTHTVEAGESLERIANRYQVSKDEIINRNPLLKAIPDCLYQGQRLTIPVEASESALAGTVEMRRQMAQVASRSINLNRVMEWPIPAPTVTSDFGSRWGKMHKGVDLWNERRGNTPIMAAKEGFVVEAGAIRSGYGRMVVLDHGNGLQTFYAHMRKINVVAGQYVHQGDVLGFMGKTGDSTDYHLHFEVRQDDIPLNPMRYLRK from the coding sequence ATGGATGCCAATCACCCAACGCTTATTACTGAGTGGAAAAGTAGTGGGGAAGCAAAACAAGCCGTCGTGGAACAAACTCTGTTTGAGGTGTTTAATCCGTACTCGTCTATTGAGGTCAATAAGGCTAAAAGCAAGCGTGCCATCACTTCGTACACCGTTCAAAAAGGGGACACGCTCTCTCGTATATCGGAACAATATGGAATTACGCTACAGCAGTTGATTCAGGATAATAAACTAAGGAATCCTAATATGGTTGGAATTGGGATGAAGCTAGTGATCGGTAAAAAGGAGATGACCCACACAGTAGAAGCTGGTGAATCGTTAGAACGTATTGCTAACAGATATCAAGTATCCAAAGACGAGATTATAAATCGCAATCCTTTGCTCAAGGCGATCCCAGATTGTCTTTATCAGGGACAGCGTTTAACGATACCAGTAGAAGCTAGTGAATCTGCATTAGCAGGAACGGTTGAAATGCGAAGACAAATGGCACAGGTAGCTAGTAGAAGCATAAATCTAAATCGTGTGATGGAGTGGCCGATTCCAGCACCGACTGTAACAAGTGATTTTGGATCACGATGGGGTAAAATGCATAAAGGCGTAGATCTATGGAATGAACGGCGAGGTAATACGCCTATTATGGCAGCAAAAGAGGGATTTGTAGTAGAGGCTGGGGCAATTCGTAGTGGATATGGACGAATGGTAGTGTTGGATCATGGTAATGGATTACAAACCTTTTATGCGCACATGCGCAAAATTAATGTTGTAGCTGGGCAATATGTGCATCAAGGAGATGTGCTTGGCTTTATGGGGAAAACGGGGGATTCTACTGACTACCACCTTCATTTTGAAGTAAGGCAGGATGACATTCCTCTAAATCCTATGCGCTATTTACGGAAGTAG
- the rho gene encoding transcription termination factor Rho, whose protein sequence is MLLSELEEKKLTDLYKLAKDFQIPYYSQLKKKELIFAILRAQAERDGLMFMEGVLEILPEGFGFLRPINYLPSPEDIYISQSQIRRFDLRNGDLVSGKARAPKETERYFGLLQVEAVNGQDPEMASERLHFPALTPLYPQEKLALETSPTKLSVRLMDMIAPVGLGQRGLIVAPPKAGKTMLLKEIANSISANNPDIHLFVLLIDERPEEVTDMQRSVKGEVIASTFDEVPENHIKVAELVLERAKRLVEHKKDVVILLDSITRLARAYNLVIPPSGRTLSGGIDPAAFHRPKRFFGSARNVEEGGSLTILATALVETGSRMDDVIYEEFKGTGNMELHLDRKLAERRIFPAIDIRRSGTRREEMLLSKEELDKLWLIRKNMSESHDFVETFLKKLGDSKTNEEFLQGLDSINPSKTSKGKTYTTSTTAG, encoded by the coding sequence GTGCTTTTATCAGAATTAGAAGAAAAGAAATTAACCGATTTGTATAAGTTGGCAAAAGACTTTCAAATTCCTTATTACTCACAACTTAAAAAGAAAGAATTAATCTTTGCCATATTACGAGCTCAGGCTGAGCGAGATGGGCTTATGTTTATGGAAGGTGTGTTGGAAATCTTACCGGAAGGGTTTGGTTTCCTTCGCCCTATCAATTATTTACCTAGCCCCGAAGATATTTATATTTCCCAGTCCCAAATTCGACGTTTTGATTTAAGGAATGGAGATTTAGTATCAGGAAAAGCAAGAGCGCCGAAAGAAACAGAACGTTACTTCGGATTATTGCAAGTAGAAGCTGTTAACGGTCAAGACCCTGAGATGGCATCCGAAAGACTGCATTTCCCCGCCTTAACACCGCTGTATCCTCAAGAAAAACTTGCGTTGGAAACGTCACCTACTAAGCTTTCTGTTCGGTTGATGGATATGATAGCACCTGTTGGTCTGGGACAGCGCGGATTGATTGTAGCGCCACCTAAGGCTGGTAAGACGATGTTGCTAAAGGAAATTGCTAATAGCATTTCTGCTAATAACCCAGATATTCATCTATTTGTTTTGCTTATTGATGAGCGTCCAGAGGAAGTAACAGATATGCAACGCTCTGTTAAAGGTGAGGTTATTGCTTCTACCTTTGACGAGGTACCGGAGAACCACATTAAAGTTGCAGAACTGGTTTTGGAACGAGCAAAACGCTTAGTAGAGCATAAGAAGGATGTTGTCATTCTCTTAGATTCCATTACCCGTTTGGCCCGTGCCTATAACTTGGTAATTCCTCCAAGTGGCCGTACGCTGTCTGGTGGTATTGATCCTGCAGCCTTCCATCGCCCGAAAAGATTCTTCGGTTCGGCTCGTAATGTTGAAGAGGGTGGTAGCTTAACAATTTTGGCTACTGCTTTGGTGGAAACTGGGTCACGTATGGACGACGTTATTTATGAAGAGTTTAAAGGGACAGGCAATATGGAATTGCATTTGGATCGTAAATTGGCAGAGCGCCGAATATTCCCAGCTATCGATATTAGACGATCTGGTACACGTCGGGAAGAAATGCTTTTGTCCAAAGAAGAATTGGATAAGCTGTGGTTAATTCGTAAGAACATGAGCGAAAGTCATGATTTTGTGGAAACTTTCTTGAAAAAATTAGGCGATTCTAAAACGAACGAGGAATTTTTACAAGGCCTTGATAGCATCAACCCTTCAAAGACATCAAAAGGTAAAACATATACAACATCAACGACGGCGGGTTAA
- the glpX gene encoding class II fructose-bisphosphatase has protein sequence MERSLTLELVRVTEAAALASARWMGTGKKDEADGAATQAMRSEFENIPMDGVVVIGEGEMDEAPMLYIGERLGQGVPPFVDVAVDPLEGTNIVAKGTWNAISVIAIADRGNLLHAPDMYMEKIAVGPNAVGKVDIDAPIRDNLKAVALANGKDMSDLVACVLDRDRHSRIIEEIRAAGARIKLIPDGDVAAAINTAFPDTGVDILFGSGGAPEGVLAAVALKCLGGEIQGKLLPQNDEELQRCLKMGLTNPHQVLHMDQLVKGDDAIFAATGVTDGELLRGVRFQGMRATTHSVVMRAKTGTIRFIEGNHRLEKKPGLVL, from the coding sequence ATGGAGCGCAGTCTCACACTTGAATTGGTTCGTGTAACGGAAGCGGCCGCTTTGGCTTCCGCAAGATGGATGGGTACGGGTAAAAAGGATGAAGCAGATGGGGCAGCAACGCAAGCGATGCGATCTGAATTTGAAAATATACCCATGGATGGTGTTGTAGTAATAGGGGAAGGCGAAATGGATGAAGCGCCTATGCTCTACATTGGGGAAAGATTAGGTCAGGGAGTGCCACCTTTCGTAGATGTTGCAGTTGATCCACTTGAGGGTACTAACATAGTAGCCAAAGGTACATGGAATGCTATCTCTGTCATTGCGATTGCTGATAGAGGCAATTTATTGCATGCACCTGACATGTACATGGAAAAAATTGCGGTAGGCCCCAATGCAGTAGGGAAAGTAGACATTGATGCTCCAATACGTGATAATTTAAAAGCAGTCGCTTTAGCTAATGGAAAAGATATGAGCGATCTGGTTGCCTGTGTGCTAGATAGGGATCGGCACAGTCGCATTATTGAAGAGATTCGTGCAGCTGGAGCGCGTATAAAATTAATTCCTGATGGAGATGTAGCGGCAGCGATTAATACTGCCTTTCCTGATACAGGTGTGGATATTCTTTTTGGATCAGGTGGAGCTCCTGAAGGGGTTTTAGCAGCGGTAGCTCTAAAATGTTTAGGTGGAGAAATTCAGGGCAAGTTATTGCCTCAGAATGATGAAGAATTGCAACGATGTTTGAAGATGGGCCTAACTAACCCGCACCAGGTTTTGCATATGGATCAGTTGGTTAAAGGAGACGATGCCATTTTTGCAGCTACGGGTGTTACGGATGGAGAATTGCTACGAGGTGTTCGTTTTCAGGGAATGAGAGCGACAACACATTCTGTGGTAATGAGGGCCAAGACTGGAACGATTCGTTTCATTGAAGGTAACCACCGCTTAGAAAAGAAACCTGGCTTAGTATTATAG
- a CDS encoding UDP-N-acetylglucosamine 1-carboxyvinyltransferase gives MDKLLIQGGIPLCGKVGISGAKNSAVALIPAAILADGPVVIENLPHIEDVEVYVELLREMGADVLFEDDWIEVDGRPISETFMPNGKVKKLRASYYLWGALLGKFKEAQIGLPGGCDLGPRPVDLHIKGFEALGAVVENRKGVMIIRAERLKGARIYMDLVSVGATINIMLAAVYAEGITTIENAAHEPEIVDVATLLNNMGAKISGAGTDVIRIQGVDKLRGCRHTIIPDRIEAGTYMIAAAATGGDVTLENVISKHMEPVSAKLREIGVEIIEGDDTIRVIGHKNYRAVDIKTSPYPGFPTDLQQPMTTLLTQSKGTSIVTDNIYSARFRHADELRRMGATLKIEGRSAVLEGPSKLMGAKVVASDLRAGAALVIAGLLAQGTTEVEGLGHIDRGYENLVQKLQNLGARVTREKLHEAEQK, from the coding sequence ATGGATAAATTGCTAATACAGGGTGGAATCCCATTGTGTGGAAAAGTAGGGATTAGCGGTGCAAAGAATAGTGCTGTTGCGTTAATTCCCGCTGCGATTCTCGCTGACGGACCTGTTGTCATTGAGAATTTGCCACATATTGAGGATGTGGAAGTATATGTAGAGCTCCTTCGGGAGATGGGGGCAGATGTTTTGTTTGAGGATGATTGGATAGAAGTTGATGGACGTCCTATCTCAGAAACATTTATGCCGAATGGTAAGGTAAAAAAATTACGTGCTTCTTATTATTTATGGGGTGCACTGCTTGGCAAGTTTAAAGAAGCTCAAATTGGATTGCCAGGTGGCTGTGATTTAGGACCAAGACCGGTTGATTTGCATATAAAAGGTTTTGAAGCCCTTGGTGCAGTTGTTGAAAATCGAAAAGGTGTTATGATTATTCGTGCGGAGCGTTTGAAGGGCGCACGTATTTATATGGATTTGGTTAGTGTAGGCGCTACTATTAACATCATGTTGGCTGCGGTCTATGCGGAAGGAATCACAACAATTGAAAACGCTGCACATGAACCAGAGATTGTAGACGTAGCAACATTATTAAACAATATGGGTGCTAAGATATCTGGTGCGGGAACAGATGTAATTCGTATTCAAGGTGTAGACAAATTGCGCGGTTGCCGACATACTATAATACCAGACCGTATCGAAGCCGGAACGTATATGATTGCTGCTGCTGCAACCGGTGGAGATGTGACGTTAGAAAATGTTATTTCGAAGCACATGGAACCCGTTTCGGCTAAACTTCGTGAAATAGGTGTGGAAATAATCGAAGGTGACGATACAATCCGAGTCATCGGACATAAAAATTATCGTGCAGTCGACATTAAAACAAGTCCATATCCTGGATTTCCTACTGACTTACAACAACCTATGACCACATTATTAACACAATCAAAAGGAACAAGTATTGTCACTGATAATATATATAGTGCTAGGTTCCGGCATGCAGACGAATTGAGGCGCATGGGAGCAACACTAAAAATTGAAGGGCGATCCGCTGTGTTGGAGGGACCCTCTAAATTGATGGGCGCAAAGGTAGTAGCTTCTGATTTACGAGCGGGAGCAGCTTTAGTAATAGCAGGCTTACTTGCACAAGGAACTACAGAAGTTGAGGGACTTGGACATATCGACAGAGGTTATGAAAATTTGGTACAGAAACTTCAAAATCTTGGTGCCAGAGTTACGCGAGAAAAGCTGCATGAAGCCGAACAAAAATGA
- the fsa gene encoding fructose-6-phosphate aldolase translates to MRFFIDTANVDEIREIHEWGVVSGVTTNPSLVAKEGRDFIETLKEILDIVDGPISAEVISIDAKGMIEEGEKLASLSKNIVIKVPMTEEGLKAVKIFSKRKIKTNVTLVFNANQALMAARAGATYVSPFLGRLDDIGYDGMQLIADITEIFAVHDIETEIIAASIRHPLHVTEAAKLGADIATIPHKVFKQLLQHPLTSSGIEKFLADWENMQK, encoded by the coding sequence ATGCGTTTCTTCATAGACACAGCGAATGTTGATGAAATTCGGGAGATTCATGAGTGGGGAGTCGTTTCTGGCGTAACCACCAATCCATCTCTAGTAGCCAAGGAAGGCCGCGATTTCATCGAAACATTAAAAGAGATTCTTGATATTGTAGATGGTCCTATCAGTGCAGAAGTTATTAGCATTGATGCAAAAGGTATGATCGAAGAAGGAGAAAAACTGGCTAGTCTATCGAAAAACATCGTCATTAAGGTGCCGATGACAGAAGAAGGGCTAAAAGCTGTAAAGATTTTCTCAAAACGCAAAATTAAAACCAATGTAACATTAGTTTTTAACGCGAACCAAGCATTGATGGCTGCAAGAGCAGGGGCTACTTATGTATCTCCGTTCCTTGGCAGACTGGATGATATTGGCTACGACGGCATGCAACTCATCGCAGACATCACAGAAATCTTTGCTGTCCATGACATAGAAACGGAAATTATTGCAGCAAGTATTCGTCATCCTTTACATGTGACGGAGGCTGCAAAGCTTGGGGCGGATATTGCCACCATTCCTCATAAAGTATTTAAACAACTCTTGCAGCATCCTTTAACTAGCAGTGGGATTGAGAAATTCCTTGCCGATTGGGAAAATATGCAAAAGTAA
- the fba gene encoding class II fructose-1,6-bisphosphate aldolase has product MQLVPMTAFIEDAKKNKYAVGQFNLNNLEFTQAITEAAMEEKSPVIFGVSEGAMRYMGIEYTVAMAKAAAKTAGVPIALHLDHGSNFDVVMKCIQAGFSSVMFDGSHHSFEDNIRLTKQVVEAAHAVGVSVEGELGTIGGVEDDLQVAEEDASLAKPEEAIRFWEETKVDYLAIAVGTAHGMYKGEPKIHFDIIEKVVKNIGAPIVLHGGSGVPDEAIRQAILHGAGKINVNTENQVACTAAIRKVLAEKPNEIDPRKYMGPAREAIKQTVIEKIRLFGSNNRV; this is encoded by the coding sequence ATGCAATTAGTACCTATGACCGCCTTTATTGAGGACGCAAAGAAAAATAAGTATGCTGTTGGACAATTCAATTTGAACAACCTAGAATTTACGCAAGCGATTACCGAAGCAGCTATGGAGGAGAAATCCCCTGTAATCTTTGGAGTTTCCGAAGGTGCTATGCGTTATATGGGTATTGAGTATACAGTAGCAATGGCTAAAGCCGCTGCTAAAACTGCTGGTGTACCAATTGCGCTACACTTGGATCATGGTAGCAACTTTGATGTTGTTATGAAATGTATCCAAGCTGGATTCTCTTCTGTTATGTTCGATGGTTCTCACCATTCCTTCGAAGATAACATCCGTTTGACTAAACAAGTTGTAGAAGCTGCCCATGCTGTAGGAGTATCTGTTGAGGGTGAGCTAGGTACAATTGGCGGAGTAGAAGACGATCTACAAGTAGCTGAAGAAGATGCTAGCTTAGCAAAACCAGAAGAAGCTATTCGTTTCTGGGAAGAGACTAAAGTTGACTACCTAGCTATTGCTGTAGGTACTGCTCATGGTATGTACAAAGGTGAACCAAAAATCCATTTCGATATTATCGAAAAAGTAGTGAAAAACATCGGCGCTCCAATCGTATTGCACGGTGGATCTGGTGTACCAGACGAAGCGATCCGTCAAGCTATCTTGCACGGTGCTGGTAAAATCAACGTAAACACTGAAAACCAAGTTGCTTGCACAGCTGCAATCCGTAAAGTACTAGCTGAAAAACCTAACGAAATCGATCCTCGTAAATACATGGGTCCTGCTCGTGAGGCAATCAAGCAAACTGTTATCGAGAAAATTCGTTTGTTTGGAAGTAATAACCGCGTCTAA
- a CDS encoding response regulator, with product MQDKKVLVVDDQYGIRILLYEVLGKEGYCTFQAANGKQALEIVENESPDLVILDMKIPRMDGIEILKHIKKINKDIKVIMMTAYGELDMIKEATQLGALTHFTKPFDIDELRCVVNQQLVS from the coding sequence ATGCAGGACAAGAAGGTACTAGTCGTGGATGACCAGTACGGCATCCGCATCCTACTATATGAGGTATTGGGTAAGGAAGGATACTGCACTTTCCAGGCGGCTAACGGCAAACAGGCACTCGAAATCGTCGAAAATGAGTCTCCAGATCTCGTCATTTTAGATATGAAGATTCCCCGAATGGACGGCATAGAAATTTTAAAACACATTAAAAAGATAAACAAAGATATTAAAGTAATTATGATGACTGCGTATGGTGAACTAGATATGATTAAGGAAGCAACGCAACTGGGAGCGCTTACTCATTTTACCAAACCTTTTGATATTGATGAATTACGCTGTGTAGTCAATCAACAATTAGTCAGTTAG
- a CDS encoding CTP synthase → MAKYIFVTGGVVSSLGKGITAASLGRLLKNRGCKVTIQKFDPYINVDPGTMSPFQHGEVFVTDDGAETDLDLGHYERFIDINLSANSNVTTGKIYSSVISKERRGDYLGGTVQVIPHITNEIKERVFRAGRETNADVVITEIGGTVGDIESLPFLEAIRQIKSDVGVSNVMYIHVTLIPYIRAAGEMKTKPTQHSVKELRSLGIQPNVIVTRTEQPLSQDMKDKLALFCDIDKNAVIECRDADTLYEVPLMLQEQGLDDYVCKHFGLSCPQADMTEWSALVEQVKSLHHNTRIAIVGKYVELHDAYLSVAEALYHAGFANDTDIEIKWVNSEEVTDENVAEVLGDVHGILVPGGFGDRGIEGKITATRFARENKIPFFGICLGMQVAVIEYARHMLHLTGANSSEIDPSTSYPVIDLLPEQKDIEDKGGTMRLGLGPTKAKEGTMAAQAYGSTLIYERHRHRYEVNNEYRDQLEKAGLVISGTTPDGKLVEMVELKEHPWFLAAQFHPEFTSRPNRPQPLFREFVKAALLSHQ, encoded by the coding sequence ATGGCGAAGTATATATTTGTTACAGGTGGGGTCGTTTCCTCGCTAGGTAAAGGGATTACAGCTGCTTCACTAGGACGGTTGCTTAAAAACAGAGGATGCAAGGTTACTATTCAAAAATTTGATCCATATATAAATGTTGACCCAGGAACAATGAGTCCATTTCAACATGGTGAGGTATTTGTAACTGATGATGGTGCAGAAACCGATTTGGATCTTGGCCACTATGAGCGTTTTATTGATATTAACCTGAGTGCTAATTCTAATGTAACAACCGGTAAGATTTATTCTAGTGTTATTAGTAAAGAACGTCGTGGGGATTACTTGGGTGGTACTGTACAAGTTATTCCACATATCACCAATGAAATTAAAGAGCGTGTATTCCGTGCTGGTCGTGAAACGAATGCCGATGTTGTTATCACTGAAATTGGTGGTACAGTAGGGGACATTGAGAGCTTACCTTTCCTTGAAGCGATTCGTCAAATCAAGAGCGATGTAGGTGTCTCCAACGTCATGTATATCCACGTAACACTGATTCCGTACATTCGTGCAGCCGGTGAAATGAAGACAAAGCCAACGCAGCATAGTGTAAAAGAATTGCGTAGCTTGGGAATTCAGCCAAATGTGATCGTAACGAGAACAGAACAGCCGCTCTCTCAAGATATGAAGGACAAGCTTGCTCTATTCTGCGATATTGATAAAAATGCCGTAATTGAATGTCGTGATGCAGATACGTTGTATGAAGTACCACTAATGCTACAAGAGCAAGGTTTGGATGATTATGTATGCAAACACTTTGGTTTGTCTTGCCCTCAGGCTGATATGACCGAGTGGAGTGCACTTGTGGAACAAGTAAAAAGCTTACATCATAATACTCGCATTGCGATTGTGGGTAAATATGTTGAGCTACATGATGCGTATCTGTCAGTAGCTGAAGCACTTTATCACGCTGGATTTGCTAATGATACCGATATTGAAATTAAATGGGTTAATTCTGAAGAGGTTACAGATGAAAATGTAGCTGAAGTTTTGGGAGACGTTCATGGTATTTTAGTTCCAGGTGGTTTTGGAGATCGTGGAATTGAAGGAAAGATCACTGCAACTCGCTTCGCCCGTGAGAATAAGATACCATTCTTTGGGATTTGCCTAGGGATGCAAGTAGCAGTTATTGAATATGCTCGTCATATGCTACATCTAACTGGTGCGAACAGCTCAGAAATTGATCCTTCCACTAGCTATCCTGTTATTGATCTATTGCCAGAACAGAAGGATATTGAAGATAAAGGTGGTACAATGCGTCTTGGCCTTGGACCAACAAAAGCAAAAGAAGGTACAATGGCAGCGCAAGCTTATGGTAGCACGTTGATTTATGAACGTCACCGCCATCGTTATGAAGTAAATAATGAATACCGTGATCAACTGGAAAAAGCAGGTTTGGTTATTTCCGGTACAACGCCAGACGGTAAATTAGTAGAGATGGTTGAGCTGAAGGAGCATCCATGGTTCTTAGCTGCTCAGTTCCATCCGGAATTTACTTCTCGTCCGAACCGTCCTCAACCATTATTCCGTGAGTTTGTGAAAGCTGCCTTACTTTCTCATCAGTAA